The proteins below are encoded in one region of Candidatus Amarolinea dominans:
- a CDS encoding exo-alpha-sialidase yields the protein MTRLRISLWACGLFALSLTFLPTLAAGRPAPALAPPAPPILSETVSINGLHGWTAAQGNHLKLFDVALDENLNRIYVQGILTAGIAVIDGATDTLIGSLSSGGSDNDFNRPYLAVHPTNGMLYMAGYGNHILRRIDPATNTVTAEASLAADPVGVIVDAATSRVFVSLQTTGKVAVYDATTLALLATVDLGADRIGGLALDSAAQRLYVVHSSAPTAATPLYVINTATLAQLPSLTVNNAGGAPFNFVDVDPASGRLFLTTSNRLFILNSSGAQLASTLLPADAKQPRFWTATGKVYVVSRDGISPIRSSLSVLDASTGALEQQLDLQTGGAQRMVLNRTTGKIYTAGMEYTQVAVVNALTVSLNGLLDIGNAVEDVAVAPTDGTVYLTNRLGGSTLMIYRPGSGAWNELTTGGWPTAVDVDTALNRLFVLSHYDGAVTAYALAPDPLNPTLLGSVNLGLTDTEDALSNQTVDSTHHRVITTHPERDRVVIVDGSSLSVAATISDVPSFTYSPQGTAGPGHLQPAVDESLNKLYVLVSRQHKVDVFDGNANYAYLRTLDLSSQQWGWSNAFADHVIFADSSRHRLHIGPILIDTTTDTVTGLLPAGRGSIVVDLDAANNRLLTLDVATTSAQAAVRGPRLTGRPRQPAGAAASVWRLYTIDASSFSLISQTDLRSLTYVPPYTGLDASHQRFIAGYMQRAEVDIYGLDGAAATSTPTATVGAPTATPTRTPTAAGATATPTRTPTATAAGPTATPTATPDETTCVVDVNGNGIGDIVDIMGTTVNPACHSYLPIVASRWNLSWPGATPTTTPSSTPTRTPTNAPGSTATPTPTGSHGVDPHWGPEHQATFSTHIASGVVGRNLAVDAANRLHIMWGEINGTVYDALYSRSTDGGVTWSSPLDVANSTFPATGPNLVIGPDGTLHSMWHDRRSGGADRLYYSRSTDAGLSWGAPRDLTGASTRKVGSFSFSLDLQNRLHLAWHYGDPSSDTTPTEVYYMRSTDGGSTFGARQKLNQGSGHAAFPRFSVEGVNGNLLAIAWRDNRANPDWDTYVAVSTDGGQTFAERVGAATAERDWDPEAIVDTSGVIHLGIMTTHPPHASVDYRRSTDQGQSWSVSVTLSEASSRFPFWAPDNPHGVIWLFWKDERDFLTPACPEPERCADIAGKYSSDGGLTWSAQEFVTDLESVEVKFPSLIVGPDGRPHALWSDRRSGSEVENVYVRSRLSAP from the coding sequence ATGACCAGGTTGCGCATCTCTCTCTGGGCTTGCGGTTTGTTTGCCCTCTCCCTCACTTTTCTCCCCACCCTGGCTGCCGGGCGACCCGCGCCGGCCCTGGCCCCACCCGCGCCGCCGATCCTCAGCGAAACGGTTTCGATCAACGGCCTGCACGGCTGGACCGCTGCGCAGGGCAATCATCTGAAGCTCTTCGATGTCGCGCTGGACGAAAACCTGAATCGCATCTACGTACAGGGCATTCTGACCGCGGGCATCGCGGTGATTGACGGCGCTACCGACACCCTGATCGGCAGCCTGAGCAGCGGCGGCAGCGACAACGACTTCAATCGCCCCTACCTGGCGGTTCATCCCACCAACGGCATGCTTTACATGGCCGGTTATGGCAACCACATCCTGCGCCGTATTGACCCGGCCACCAACACCGTCACGGCCGAGGCCAGTCTGGCCGCTGATCCGGTAGGCGTGATCGTGGATGCGGCCACCAGCCGCGTCTTCGTCAGCCTGCAAACCACCGGCAAGGTGGCCGTCTACGATGCCACCACCCTGGCCCTGCTCGCCACGGTTGACCTGGGCGCCGATCGCATCGGCGGCCTGGCCCTGGACAGTGCGGCCCAACGCCTGTACGTGGTACACAGCAGCGCGCCCACGGCCGCCACTCCGCTCTATGTCATCAACACCGCCACCCTGGCGCAGCTACCGTCGCTCACCGTCAACAACGCCGGCGGCGCGCCCTTCAACTTCGTGGATGTTGACCCGGCCAGCGGCCGCCTCTTCCTCACCACCTCCAACCGCCTGTTCATCTTGAACAGCAGCGGCGCCCAGCTTGCCAGCACGCTCCTGCCCGCGGACGCCAAGCAGCCCCGCTTCTGGACCGCCACCGGCAAGGTCTACGTCGTTTCCCGCGACGGCATCTCCCCCATTCGCAGCAGCCTGTCCGTGCTCGATGCCAGCACCGGCGCGCTCGAACAGCAGCTCGACCTGCAGACTGGCGGCGCGCAGCGCATGGTGCTGAACCGCACCACCGGCAAAATCTACACCGCCGGCATGGAGTACACCCAGGTTGCGGTGGTCAACGCGCTGACCGTCAGCCTGAACGGCCTGCTCGACATCGGCAACGCGGTCGAAGATGTCGCGGTCGCGCCCACCGACGGCACGGTTTATCTGACCAATCGCCTGGGCGGTAGCACGCTGATGATCTACCGGCCCGGCAGCGGCGCCTGGAACGAACTGACCACCGGCGGCTGGCCCACCGCGGTGGATGTGGACACCGCGCTGAACCGACTCTTCGTTCTTAGCCACTACGACGGCGCCGTCACCGCCTATGCCCTGGCGCCCGACCCGCTCAACCCGACGCTCCTGGGCAGCGTCAACCTGGGCTTGACCGACACCGAGGACGCGCTGAGCAATCAGACTGTGGATAGCACGCACCACCGTGTCATCACCACGCATCCGGAGCGCGACCGGGTAGTCATCGTGGATGGCAGCAGTCTGAGCGTGGCCGCGACCATCAGCGATGTGCCGAGCTTCACCTACAGCCCGCAGGGTACCGCCGGCCCCGGGCACCTGCAGCCGGCTGTGGACGAAAGCCTCAACAAGCTCTACGTGCTGGTGTCACGCCAGCACAAGGTGGATGTTTTCGACGGCAACGCCAACTACGCCTACCTGCGCACCCTCGATCTGAGCAGCCAGCAATGGGGCTGGAGCAATGCGTTCGCCGATCATGTCATCTTCGCGGACAGCAGCCGTCACCGCCTGCACATCGGCCCCATCCTGATTGACACCACCACCGACACTGTGACCGGCCTGCTGCCGGCCGGCCGCGGCAGCATTGTGGTTGACCTGGATGCAGCCAACAACCGGCTGTTGACCCTGGACGTCGCAACAACCAGCGCCCAGGCAGCCGTCCGCGGCCCGCGGTTGACCGGCCGCCCGCGCCAGCCAGCCGGCGCGGCCGCCTCGGTCTGGCGCCTCTACACGATTGACGCCAGCAGTTTCAGCCTGATCTCGCAGACCGATCTGCGCAGCCTGACCTATGTGCCGCCCTACACCGGTCTCGACGCCAGCCACCAGCGCTTCATTGCCGGCTACATGCAGCGGGCCGAGGTAGACATCTACGGCCTGGACGGCGCCGCGGCCACATCCACGCCCACGGCAACCGTTGGAGCGCCAACTGCCACGCCCACGCGCACCCCAACTGCCGCCGGAGCGACCGCGACGCCCACGCGTACTCCCACCGCCACGGCCGCCGGCCCGACCGCCACGCCAACCGCCACGCCAGACGAAACCACCTGCGTGGTAGATGTCAACGGCAACGGCATCGGTGACATCGTGGACATCATGGGCACGACGGTCAATCCAGCCTGTCACAGCTACCTGCCGATCGTCGCCAGCCGCTGGAACCTGTCCTGGCCCGGCGCCACCCCCACGACGACGCCATCATCTACGCCGACCCGCACGCCCACCAATGCGCCTGGCTCTACCGCGACGCCCACGCCGACGGGCAGTCACGGCGTGGACCCGCACTGGGGGCCGGAACATCAGGCCACCTTCAGCACGCACATCGCGAGCGGCGTCGTCGGGCGCAACCTGGCCGTAGATGCCGCTAATCGTCTGCACATCATGTGGGGCGAGATCAACGGCACTGTCTACGACGCGCTCTACAGCCGCTCCACCGATGGCGGCGTCACCTGGTCATCGCCGCTGGATGTGGCGAACAGCACATTCCCGGCCACCGGTCCCAACCTGGTCATCGGGCCAGATGGCACACTGCACAGCATGTGGCACGACCGGCGCAGCGGCGGCGCAGATCGTCTGTACTACAGCCGTTCAACCGACGCCGGCTTGAGTTGGGGGGCGCCGCGCGACCTCACCGGCGCGTCCACCCGCAAGGTTGGCAGCTTCAGCTTCTCGCTCGATCTGCAGAACCGCCTGCACCTGGCCTGGCACTACGGCGATCCAAGCAGCGACACGACGCCCACCGAGGTTTACTACATGCGCTCCACCGACGGCGGCAGCACCTTCGGCGCCCGTCAAAAGCTCAACCAGGGCAGTGGCCATGCCGCGTTCCCGCGCTTTTCTGTGGAAGGCGTCAACGGCAACCTGCTGGCGATTGCCTGGCGCGACAACCGCGCCAACCCGGACTGGGATACCTACGTGGCGGTTTCGACGGACGGCGGGCAGACCTTCGCCGAGCGCGTCGGTGCGGCCACGGCCGAGCGTGACTGGGACCCGGAGGCGATCGTGGACACGAGCGGAGTGATTCACCTGGGGATCATGACCACGCATCCCCCCCACGCCAGCGTGGACTACCGCCGTTCAACGGACCAGGGGCAGAGCTGGAGCGTCAGCGTCACCCTGTCCGAGGCCAGCAGCCGTTTCCCCTTCTGGGCGCCGGACAATCCGCACGGCGTGATCTGGCTTTTCTGGAAGGATGAGCGCGATTTTCTGACCCCGGCCTGCCCGGAGCCTGAGCGCTGCGCGGACATTGCCGGCAAATACTCCAGCGACGGCGGGCTGACCTGGAGCGCGCAGGAGTTCGTGACTGATCTGGAGAGTGTGGAGGTCAAGTTCCCCTCGTTGATCGTGGGGCCGGACGGGCGTCCGCATGCCTTGTGGAGCGATCGGCGCAGCGGGTCCGAGGTTGAGAATGTCTACGTGCGCAGTCGCCTCAGCGCACCTTGA
- a CDS encoding type II toxin-antitoxin system PemK/MazF family toxin: protein MRPGDLVLVRFPQTDLRTGKLRPALVVALAPGPYSDVLLALVTSREHQVIPGFDEVIQPTDPDFPLSRLKIRSVIRLARLATVDPAIIEARLGSISPDRLARIRNRLTSWLKP, encoded by the coding sequence ATGAGACCGGGAGACCTCGTGCTCGTTCGTTTTCCCCAAACCGACCTGCGGACCGGAAAGCTCCGTCCCGCCCTGGTTGTTGCGTTGGCACCTGGCCCGTACTCTGACGTTTTGTTGGCTTTAGTGACCTCGCGTGAGCACCAGGTCATTCCAGGCTTCGATGAGGTCATTCAACCCACGGATCCCGATTTTCCCCTCAGCCGTCTCAAAATACGTTCTGTGATTCGCCTTGCCCGTCTTGCCACTGTAGATCCTGCCATCATCGAAGCCCGGTTGGGTAGTATCTCGCCTGACCGACTTGCGCGCATCCGCAACCGTTTGACTTCCTGGCTGAAGCCGTAA
- a CDS encoding B12-binding domain-containing radical SAM protein, whose product MPIRKIYLVQPGRDGRFLGRGTMAPYTLMRLASLVPDAVEVQIIDEDLQPLPFDELGPQDLVGITAKTLQIDRARWIATRAQARGAKVIIGGAHATLAPDEVAAWADCVAVGEAYRTWPQMIADFDRGQLQSSYVDTEWANLDFLPPLADRVLRQVDEKRRYWTPYLEITRGCPRSCTFCTAIRVSGAVMRLRPVEQVVEEIERRGIKRFFLTDDNFGLNFRLHPEYMEQLFKALARLPLHGWTCQAELLVGDYPDLLKLARQAHLDKFFIGFESANPNNRRELGGKAKGNVERYREVIQRVHDAGIGVVGLFVFGFDGDTPQIFQSTYDFMRSSDLDSFSITVLTPYVGTPQRAKWIEENRLLPGVPWSLYDTNHVTYYPAQMTHQQLAQGYDWLSRKLYGWNGIASRGLRQLMRHPLRDWPRKAFASFSTDFGYRLECNHREWVPASDGIGHRVRNSIQRGFPSQGGGEMTTSEARDAATG is encoded by the coding sequence ATGCCAATCCGCAAAATTTATCTTGTGCAGCCCGGTCGCGATGGGCGCTTCTTGGGCCGCGGCACCATGGCGCCCTACACCTTGATGCGCCTGGCTTCACTCGTCCCGGACGCGGTGGAGGTGCAGATCATTGATGAGGACCTGCAGCCGCTGCCGTTCGACGAACTGGGGCCGCAAGACCTGGTGGGCATCACCGCCAAAACCCTGCAGATTGACCGGGCGCGCTGGATCGCCACGCGCGCGCAAGCGCGCGGCGCCAAAGTCATCATCGGCGGCGCGCACGCCACGCTGGCGCCAGACGAAGTGGCAGCCTGGGCCGATTGCGTTGCCGTGGGTGAAGCCTATCGCACCTGGCCCCAGATGATTGCCGATTTCGACCGGGGCCAACTGCAGTCGTCCTACGTGGACACAGAATGGGCCAACCTCGATTTCCTGCCGCCCCTGGCCGACCGAGTGCTGCGCCAGGTGGACGAAAAACGTCGCTACTGGACGCCGTACCTGGAGATTACGCGCGGCTGTCCGCGCAGTTGCACCTTCTGCACCGCCATCCGGGTTTCGGGCGCGGTCATGCGCCTGCGCCCGGTGGAGCAAGTCGTCGAAGAGATCGAGCGCCGCGGCATCAAGCGCTTTTTCCTGACCGATGACAACTTCGGCCTGAACTTCCGCTTGCATCCTGAGTACATGGAACAGCTTTTCAAGGCGCTGGCCCGGCTGCCGCTGCACGGCTGGACCTGCCAGGCCGAGCTGCTGGTGGGCGATTATCCCGACCTGCTCAAACTGGCGCGACAGGCGCACCTGGACAAGTTCTTCATTGGCTTCGAGAGCGCCAATCCAAACAATCGGCGTGAACTGGGCGGCAAGGCCAAGGGCAACGTCGAACGTTACCGCGAGGTCATTCAGCGCGTCCACGACGCGGGCATCGGCGTGGTGGGCCTCTTTGTTTTCGGCTTCGATGGTGACACGCCGCAGATCTTCCAAAGCACCTATGACTTCATGCGCAGCAGCGATCTTGACAGCTTCAGCATCACCGTCCTGACGCCCTACGTGGGCACGCCGCAGCGCGCCAAGTGGATCGAGGAAAATCGGCTGCTTCCCGGCGTGCCCTGGTCACTGTACGATACCAACCATGTCACCTATTACCCGGCCCAGATGACCCATCAGCAATTGGCCCAGGGCTACGACTGGCTGTCGCGCAAACTGTACGGCTGGAACGGCATCGCCAGCCGCGGCCTGCGCCAGCTCATGCGCCATCCGCTGCGCGACTGGCCGCGCAAAGCCTTCGCCAGCTTCAGCACCGACTTCGGCTATCGTCTCGAATGTAATCACCGCGAGTGGGTGCCGGCCAGCGACGGCATCGGCCACCGGGTGCGCAACAGCATCCAGCGGGGATTCCCCTCGCAGGGCGGCGGCGAGATGACGACCTCAGAGGCACGCGACGCTGCCACGGGTTGA
- a CDS encoding MscL family protein has product MKGFIAFMNKWGVIGLAIAVIIGGKLNAWVSALVEDIIMPILTFFIPGGAWRDAVWNLGPIALKMGHFIGVTIDFILIAYLVYWFFTHVLKDEAVASAGKK; this is encoded by the coding sequence GTGAAGGGTTTCATTGCGTTCATGAACAAGTGGGGCGTGATCGGCCTTGCCATCGCCGTCATCATCGGCGGCAAGCTCAACGCCTGGGTGTCGGCGCTGGTTGAGGACATCATCATGCCGATTCTGACGTTTTTCATTCCCGGCGGCGCTTGGCGCGATGCCGTGTGGAACCTCGGCCCCATTGCGTTGAAGATGGGTCATTTCATCGGCGTTACCATTGATTTCATCCTGATTGCGTACTTGGTCTATTGGTTCTTCACGCACGTGCTCAAAGACGAGGCAGTGGCGAGCGCAGGCAAGAAGTAA
- a CDS encoding AAA family ATPase, producing the protein MKFPYGISDFVKVMSEGYFYVDRTDCIPLLEDLGDQLLFLRPRRFGKSLLLSMLANYYDVANADQFESLFGRLAIGRAPTPLHNQYFVMRWDFSLVAAYGGAGEIARSLHDHVNERIRDFAVYYQSWLTQAIEIYPDNAVASFQSALTAMRHTPYKLYLLIDEYDNFANELAMGGQPAGRARYDALLRGEGALKTLFKAVKGGASGFGVDRVFITGVSPVVLSDLTSGYNVSETITLQPEFNDLCGFREDEIAATLRQITATCGWAAAQADEALEMVRTFYNGYRFTTNMAAERIYNPTLALYFFKHFQRACGYPENMLDSNLAMDRGKIAYIASLPGGGQIILDAVNGAPVLAVSALADRFGVEDMLMAVKDAPFMASFLTYFGVLTLGGRTASGQLMLTIPNLVARRLYVERIQDLLLPDRGALDEGRQAAELFCQTGNLQPLCDFIERRYYPVFDNRDYRWANELTVKTTFLTLLFNDIAYIMDSETALARTYADLTMIVRPEMRQYELLDILLEFKYVPLKEAELTGAAARALSADAVAELPLVKARLAEALAILPRTRAGLLARHGERLRLRTYAVVSLGFDRLVWVEV; encoded by the coding sequence ATGAAGTTTCCGTATGGTATCAGTGATTTCGTGAAGGTGATGAGCGAAGGCTATTTCTATGTGGATCGCACCGACTGCATCCCGCTGCTGGAAGACCTGGGCGACCAGCTTCTCTTCCTGCGCCCGCGGCGCTTCGGCAAGTCGCTGCTGCTTTCCATGCTGGCGAACTATTACGACGTGGCCAACGCCGATCAGTTCGAGTCGTTGTTCGGTCGCCTGGCGATCGGCCGCGCGCCCACCCCGCTACACAATCAGTATTTTGTCATGCGCTGGGATTTTTCGCTGGTAGCCGCGTACGGCGGCGCTGGCGAGATCGCCCGGTCGCTGCACGATCATGTAAACGAACGCATTCGTGATTTTGCTGTTTACTACCAATCCTGGCTAACCCAAGCCATCGAAATCTATCCAGACAATGCGGTGGCGTCTTTCCAGTCGGCGCTGACAGCCATGCGCCACACTCCTTACAAGCTCTACCTGTTGATTGACGAGTACGACAACTTCGCCAACGAACTGGCGATGGGCGGGCAGCCGGCCGGCCGGGCACGCTACGACGCGCTGCTGCGCGGGGAAGGCGCGCTCAAAACCCTCTTCAAGGCGGTCAAGGGCGGGGCCAGCGGCTTTGGCGTGGACCGCGTCTTCATCACCGGCGTCTCGCCCGTGGTTCTGAGCGATCTCACCAGCGGTTACAACGTCTCGGAGACGATTACCCTGCAGCCGGAGTTCAATGACCTGTGCGGCTTTCGTGAGGATGAAATCGCCGCCACCTTGCGTCAGATCACAGCGACCTGCGGGTGGGCCGCGGCGCAGGCGGATGAGGCCCTGGAGATGGTGCGCACCTTCTACAACGGCTATCGTTTCACCACGAACATGGCGGCCGAGCGCATCTACAATCCCACCCTGGCGCTCTACTTCTTCAAACATTTCCAGCGCGCCTGCGGTTATCCCGAAAACATGCTCGACAGCAACCTGGCCATGGACCGCGGCAAGATCGCGTACATCGCCAGCCTGCCAGGCGGCGGCCAGATCATTCTCGACGCGGTCAACGGCGCGCCGGTGTTGGCGGTTTCGGCCCTGGCTGACCGCTTTGGGGTGGAGGACATGCTGATGGCGGTCAAGGACGCGCCGTTCATGGCCTCGTTCCTCACCTACTTCGGCGTCCTCACCCTCGGCGGACGCACGGCCTCCGGACAGCTGATGCTGACGATTCCAAACCTGGTGGCGCGCAGGTTGTACGTGGAGCGCATCCAGGACCTGCTGCTGCCCGATCGCGGCGCCCTGGATGAAGGACGGCAGGCAGCGGAGTTGTTCTGCCAAACCGGCAATCTGCAGCCGCTGTGCGACTTCATCGAGCGGCGTTATTACCCCGTGTTCGACAACCGGGACTACCGCTGGGCGAACGAGTTGACGGTCAAGACCACGTTCCTGACCCTGCTCTTCAATGACATCGCCTACATCATGGATTCGGAGACCGCGCTGGCGCGCACCTACGCGGACCTGACCATGATCGTGCGGCCGGAGATGCGCCAGTATGAGCTGCTCGACATCCTGCTGGAGTTCAAGTACGTGCCCCTGAAAGAGGCGGAGCTGACCGGCGCGGCCGCGCGCGCGCTCAGCGCAGATGCCGTGGCTGAACTGCCGCTGGTCAAGGCCCGGCTGGCGGAAGCGCTGGCGATTCTGCCGCGGACCCGCGCCGGTCTGCTGGCGCGTCACGGCGAGCGCCTGCGCCTGCGAACCTACGCGGTCGTGTCGTTGGGGTTCGACCGGCTGGTGTGGGTGGAAGTGTAA
- a CDS encoding type II toxin-antitoxin system MqsA family antitoxin has protein sequence MTPIWLPVIDAVGNVMCQALAKRLARDPWEAIMNETRCYVCGYSDFDERRVEYVYRRHGKYLIVRDVPCEVCLHCGERYYAGATLLKIERRFKALAEQPVRSQLTLQVPVEAFA, from the coding sequence TTGACGCCGATCTGGCTGCCAGTGATTGACGCGGTGGGCAACGTGATGTGCCAGGCACTTGCGAAGCGCCTGGCGCGTGACCCGTGGGAGGCGATCATGAACGAGACGCGTTGTTATGTGTGCGGGTACAGCGATTTCGACGAACGCCGTGTGGAGTACGTGTATCGGCGACACGGCAAATACCTCATCGTGCGGGATGTGCCGTGCGAGGTCTGTTTGCATTGCGGTGAGCGCTACTATGCCGGTGCGACCTTGCTGAAGATCGAACGCCGTTTCAAAGCCCTCGCTGAGCAGCCAGTGCGTTCGCAGCTTACGCTGCAGGTTCCGGTGGAGGCGTTTGCATAG
- a CDS encoding caspase family protein, with product MTTTSPFPAKRALLIGIGRYAHLPPERQLHGPPADVAALADLLTNAHAFDHITTLVDEQATRKAILNAFADLVDATQPGDLVLIHYSGHGSRVPDIHGDEADGWDSSLVPHDGRDPDGLAPDILDDELNPFFGRLVNERQAGDLVLIFDSCHSAGMTRADGDAPFPAWSRSLEPPTPVAGSRLVESAAAASAAPAPMWQPAGEQFIAFYACQGAESAFELKLAANTVRGALSHALLTALAGGEVKTYRDLWESVSLRVAQISPQQRPQVEGHLDYSIFGREAVRQMFYVPVLGMTPSGLVRLGGGLALGLDVGDRLRLAPPGTRRLSQVGSGALVEIVPLGLTLHQCQAAIVSGSGGQAGQWALLETTRPAMQLRVAVNPAAANAPLIAKLQKQPLLAVVDRDAAVTVEVSAAETRFLDDKGQPLLPGLPRKDFLWQTDVVERLAGLAWQRNFLRLANPDSRLAGSLRLELTDAAGRGLTMSSPQQAAAEPGAVVRLSVTNTWARDLHVAVLTCQEGAEPVQFWPPGSGASLPLTPGRPLTLELPPAQASVVIKLFAATQPIPFELLTHSRTRREAPAALSALGRASLQAQGVPAPPPPPSTPPPGQTRTVTEPSRRRDDDDWIAVQVVVARGT from the coding sequence ATGACCACAACATCTCCATTTCCTGCCAAACGCGCCTTGCTGATCGGCATTGGCCGCTACGCGCATCTGCCGCCGGAGCGCCAACTGCACGGGCCGCCTGCGGACGTGGCCGCGCTGGCGGACCTGCTCACGAATGCCCATGCTTTCGATCACATCACCACGCTGGTGGACGAACAAGCCACCCGCAAGGCCATCCTCAACGCGTTCGCCGACCTGGTGGACGCCACGCAGCCCGGCGACCTGGTCCTGATCCACTACAGCGGGCATGGCTCGCGCGTGCCGGACATTCACGGCGACGAGGCGGATGGCTGGGATTCGTCCCTGGTGCCGCACGACGGTCGTGACCCGGACGGCCTGGCGCCAGACATCCTCGATGACGAACTGAACCCGTTCTTCGGCCGCCTGGTCAACGAACGGCAGGCCGGCGACCTGGTCTTGATCTTCGATAGCTGCCATTCCGCGGGCATGACGCGGGCCGATGGTGATGCGCCTTTTCCCGCCTGGTCGCGCAGTCTGGAACCGCCGACCCCCGTCGCAGGCTCACGCCTGGTGGAATCCGCCGCGGCCGCGTCCGCCGCGCCCGCGCCCATGTGGCAGCCGGCCGGCGAACAGTTCATTGCCTTCTATGCCTGCCAGGGCGCCGAATCGGCCTTCGAGCTGAAGCTGGCCGCCAACACCGTGCGTGGCGCGCTGTCGCACGCCTTGCTCACCGCGCTGGCCGGCGGCGAAGTGAAGACCTACCGCGATCTGTGGGAAAGCGTCAGCCTGCGCGTGGCGCAGATTTCGCCGCAGCAGCGGCCGCAGGTCGAGGGCCATCTCGATTACAGCATCTTCGGCCGCGAGGCGGTGCGCCAGATGTTCTACGTACCGGTTCTGGGCATGACCCCGTCTGGGTTGGTGCGCCTGGGCGGCGGCTTGGCGCTGGGGCTGGATGTGGGAGATCGCCTGCGCCTGGCGCCGCCGGGCACGCGGCGCTTGAGCCAGGTGGGCAGCGGTGCGCTGGTCGAAATCGTCCCGCTGGGCCTGACGCTGCACCAATGTCAGGCCGCGATCGTCAGCGGCAGCGGCGGGCAGGCCGGGCAATGGGCGCTGCTCGAAACGACGCGGCCCGCCATGCAGCTCCGCGTGGCGGTCAACCCTGCGGCGGCCAACGCGCCGCTCATCGCCAAGCTGCAAAAACAGCCGCTCCTGGCCGTTGTGGATCGCGACGCCGCGGTGACGGTCGAGGTCAGCGCGGCCGAGACGCGCTTCCTGGATGACAAGGGTCAGCCGCTGCTGCCCGGTCTGCCGCGCAAGGATTTTCTCTGGCAGACCGACGTGGTTGAAAGGTTGGCCGGCCTGGCCTGGCAGCGCAATTTCCTGCGCCTGGCCAATCCAGACAGCCGCCTGGCCGGTTCTTTGCGCCTGGAGCTGACCGACGCGGCCGGCCGCGGCTTGACCATGAGCAGCCCGCAGCAGGCCGCCGCGGAGCCGGGCGCCGTTGTGCGCCTGTCTGTGACCAACACCTGGGCACGCGATCTCCATGTGGCGGTGCTCACCTGCCAGGAAGGCGCAGAGCCGGTGCAGTTCTGGCCGCCTGGGTCAGGCGCATCGCTGCCGTTGACGCCGGGCCGCCCGCTGACGCTCGAACTGCCGCCGGCCCAGGCGTCCGTGGTCATCAAGCTGTTTGCAGCCACCCAGCCGATCCCCTTCGAACTGCTCACGCACAGCCGCACGCGACGTGAGGCGCCCGCTGCACTCTCTGCGCTGGGCCGAGCGTCCCTGCAAGCGCAGGGTGTTCCCGCACCGCCGCCCCCGCCCTCTACTCCGCCTCCCGGCCAGACCCGCACCGTTACCGAACCAAGCCGCCGCCGCGACGACGATGACTGGATCGCCGTGCAGGTGGTGGTGGCGCGCGGAACGTAG